From the Pseudodesulfovibrio indicus genome, the window CGGCTGCACGTGGGCCGTGAGCTGCTCGATGCCGTAGGTCTTCTCCTCAATCCACTGGGGATCGTAGAGCTTCTCGTTGATGATCACGTGGGCCAGGGCGAGCATGAAGGCCATGTCCGTGCCGGGCCTGACCGGATACCACTCGTGGGACAGGGCCGCGGTCTTGGTGTAGCGCGGGTCCAGGGTGACCAGCTTGCAGCCGTTTTCGCGGATGGCGGTCATCAGGTCGATGGAGTCCGGGGTGACCAGCGCCTCGAAGCGGTTGGCCCCGACCATCATCACGTACTTGGAATTGAGGACGTCGGCGAAGGGGACCTCGCCGAAGGTGTCGAGGAAGGCGCGGCTGCCCGAGACCAGGCACAGGGATTCGTGCGAGGTCACGTTGAAGGAGCCGTAGACTTCGGCGAACCGGCCCACGAACTGCGAGTGCAGGTCGGTGCCCGCCGTGAACAGCTGCCCGCAGGGGGTATACTTGTCACGGACCTCGGCCATCTTCTGGGCGGCCATGTCCAGGGCCTCGTCCCAGGGGATGCGCTGCCACTTGCCCTCGCCGCGTTCGCCCTTGCGAAGCAGCGGGTGCTTGAGGCGGTCCGGGTCGTAGACCTGGGCCAACCCCGCGTTGCCGCGCGCGCACAGCATGCCCCTGGACTTGAGAAACTTGGGATTGGGGTCGAGCTTCTTGACGACCCCGTCTTCAACCCGGGCGATGAGCCCGCACTTGTTGAAACAAATGTCGCAGGCCGAGAATTTGGATTCCCAGGCGGGCTTGGGCGCCGCTGCCGCGTGCGACTTGGTCAGGCCGCCGAGCAGCGCAGGGCCGCCCACCGCCCCTGCCGCGACCAGGCCGGTGGCCCTGAAAAAATCGCGACGGGACATAGTCTGCTTGGAATTGGGCACTGAGTACCTCCGAACGTCCGCTTGTGTTGCATGTTCACGGCTCCCGACCGGCCGGTTGTTCCGGCTCGCGGCCGGGGGAGCCGCCGTATGGCGCGGCCCGGCTCCTCCACCGGTCCGCGCGGACGCCGCGCCGGGATTGCCCGGCGCGGCGCCGTCAGGGCGCTAGCTGCACTTGGCCGGGGACGGGGAGTCCTTGGCGTAGTCGTGCAGATAGGAGAAGATGTCGTTCAAATCCTTCTCGTTCACGGTCCAGTCCGGGCTGCACTTGATCTTGGACGTATCCGAGAACATGGCGGTCCACTCGGCCTGGGTCTTGGATGCCGGGCTGAGGTCGCTGGCGGTCTGGCCGTGACAGGAACGGCAGTTCTTGCGGTACAGGAACTTGCCCTTGCGGGCGTTGCCGCCACCCATGGCAAAGGCCATGGATACGGCGAAAACGGTGATCAGGGCGGTTGCGGTGGCCAGGATGAGCTTGCTTTTCATGGTGCCTCCAAAGTTGACTGTTGCTCTCTGCAAAGGGTTTTTCCCACTCTCGCCGACCCTAAGGCCCGGCGCTATGTCCCAACAATTATAACCTGTACCCGGTATGGGCGTTTCGATTCCCATATACCCATACCGGGTATAGGTGTCAAGGGGGTCGGATAGAGAAAATAAATGCCTCACAAAAAAAGCGGACACCTCGCCAATAGGCTTTACCGACAAACCGAATT encodes:
- a CDS encoding c-type cytochrome, yielding MKSKLILATATALITVFAVSMAFAMGGGNARKGKFLYRKNCRSCHGQTASDLSPASKTQAEWTAMFSDTSKIKCSPDWTVNEKDLNDIFSYLHDYAKDSPSPAKCS